In Lathyrus oleraceus cultivar Zhongwan6 chromosome 2, CAAS_Psat_ZW6_1.0, whole genome shotgun sequence, the DNA window GTTCCAACTCAACCTGATGATGTGAAGATCAGCCCTGTGGTGCCAATAAAAGAAGTACCGTGATAAGACTTTCAGTAGAACCATAAAGTGAAGGTGGCCAAGATGAAACACAACAAGAGGAACAAGACTAATTCTACCATCTAAAAATAATCAACCAGAAGAAGTCCAACAACAACAATGCGCTGACCGCTTTCAAAGGCTTGAAGAGTATGCGCTTGGAATGACAAGTTGGACACATGAGATCTCATCCAACTTCTATGTTGTACCTCCAAGTTTTGGACCAAGTTATCGAACCTTCTATGATGATCACATAGATCATATGTCGGCCCAAAGCTTGTGAGGACGTTTTGCCACTGTTGCAGATACAGAGACATATTTTGAAGAGCAAAATCAAGCCTTAACTAATAGGCGAGTTGAGATGAGGACAAATTGGGCAAGACAAAATCAAGCATTTAAAAATGGCATGAACAATTTGAATAACTTCTTCAACTCCTATGACATTTGACTTTGGATTTTTTTCAGTATTCTCCAGTTTTGTTTTATTTCCCTTTATGTAATATGATCAAAGGAAGAGTACTAGTTATCTATGAAGAATGCTTTCCCCCTTTgtaattttatttgtttgtaattAATAAAATTGTTTGCTTCTGTTGTTTCTTTTAGTTTTAATTTTTCTACCTTACCTATGCAAGCACGAAAAAGAAAAACCATCCGAAAAAGAATTAACAAAGTTATCATTATAAAAGTTCTCTTGCAGATTGAAAGTTAATGAAGAAAGGGGAAGTTAACTACTTGTATTCAATCTCAAGATACCTCAGGTTGCAAGATTTGAGCCAAATATTTCCATTGTTCACTTCTGTTCTTATAAGAGTATTCGTACATTagttattttctaaattttgcATTATTTTTAATTTGAGTCTATTGGTCTGATAAATGCACACTGAGGCATTTGTTTGTGAAAACTTTGAGCCTTTTTAAGCCCCCTGTTTTAATATGATTATATACCTTGCTAACCAATTTGAGCAATAACCATTATTTCGGTGACATAAAACCTTTATTATACCGTCATTTGACTTAAAAGATTAATTCTTTTCATTCTCTTTGGATTTATGTATAAATAATTGTTTTACATGTATGATGCAAAAGAATAAGTTTGGGGCTGCTCGTGGAAGTTAGCAATGAATAATTTTGGtgttggggtactagagaaattggtcaaaagaaaagaaaaaaaaaatagaatgaCAAGAAGTTAAAAATAACTTTAAAAAATTTGTGAGAAAGAAAGAAGAATAGGACCAACAATATGCATTCTCTAGTACCGAGTGAATAAGAAAAGAGTGATATGAAAAGAGGCCGATAACATAAGAATAACTAGATACCTAACTCCAAAATTTTAAGCCTGATATCCTAAATTATCCTACCTTGACATGAGACACATTACAATCTTAAAAAGGTCCCAAAAGTGTGTGTTTAAATATGAATTTGATTGATTAAGCTAAAAACTTTACAAACTCATTGTTAAATGCTTTTGTACGTTGATTGTGTGATTACCATATTACATTGAGTGCATATATGTGAGATGAGAGACAAGTTGAGCACTTAGGGGAGTTACCTCATGAGTAGGTCAGAGTCCCATAGAAAAATAATCTAACGaatgggttagagtcccatagaAAAATAATCTAACGagtgggttagaggcccatagAGGAGTTACCTCATGAGTAGGTCAGAGTCCGATAGAAAAATTGTGATAGAATTTAGTTAACCCGATTGAGCGAAACTCTTATGAAAAAGATCAACATGGTCAAAATTGTGAGTACATATGGTATATGAGATAACAATGAGAAATAGATATTGTCAGCCCAATCTTGATTAGTTACAACCAATATGGGCAAATCCTGTATGCCTTGCACTCTTATGTTTAAGTGTATTCCTGAAGAGTGGAACTGAAAGGGCTTTCGAGGTGATGACCTCAAAGAGGCCTGCCAAGTTATCTGATTGTCGTGTCCATGGAATACAAATGGATAATTGTAGGATGGCGTTGAACGATTCATTTGGGTACATGGTCTCAGTGATTTGACCATGAAGTGTTCAGTCGGTACTTGTTCATGCAGGATGAGTGTGAAATACCTTAATAAGGCCTTACGACCAGACCAAGATGCTTGAGAAACCTTTCAAAATTATATGACCCAAGTCTTGGAATTTTTCCGCCAATCAAGTAAGCAATGTCAATATAGGATTCACACCAAAGAAGTGAAGCACTAGATGAATGTGTTTAAGTTAACAACGATGGACCAAGCTAAGACTAATGAAACTATCAGTAGGCCGAGTTGTGAGTTTCATCACAACGTTGGAAAATGGCTTAGGAGGTGGTGTTTTAGCATTGGAAGTATGCACATACGCACGGATAACTGAGCAATGTACCCCAATGTGCAAAGGTTGAGATGTACCAAGCTAAGACTAATGAAACGCCGAGTTGTGAGTTTCATCACAACCTTGGAAAATGGATTAGGTGGCGTATTAGCAATGGAAGTACGCACGAATAACCCGGCAATGTACCCCAAGGTGCAAAGGTTGTGCATTAGTCTAGCCGCATTATGGATTAGAGGCCATCAAGTCGCTAAGGAAATAAAGAGTAAGAGGAGGTTTAATTAAATTCAAACTCATGTCCTAAAGAGAAACACACTCCTAACCAATTCGAATGAATCAGATAGTCTTTTAGTTAAAAACAAGTCAGCTCTACGTGAACACCCCCAAACCAACCAGAACCTAGTCAAAATAACCCTAATAAAAGTGAGTTAGGCTCTTTAGCAACCCAACTCATTGGGTAGGCCAATTGGCTCAGAGGTAGAAGTTAACTTTGACGGAGGGAGAGAAACAGTAGGACAAGCATCATAGTCACCAAAGTAATAACGGATAAAAAAGAATATGAATAAAACCCATTCTTTCTACAGATCTCCCATCTATACCATTAAAACAACTTGTACACCATTTTCATAACATAAATTGCACAAAAAATGCAAAATAGTAATCATTATAATAACAATGGACCGTGCAATCTGAAATTCAGAAGAAAGTTCACAATCAACAACTACGTATAAAAGTAGTAGCAAGACGTTAATGAAGGTCCAAGGTCGATTAGTAGTGCAGATTAGAAGGAGATGAGATCATCTTTAGAAGATTGCTGCTTCTTTGTGTCATGTCCTCCACCTGATGCATCCCCAACTCTACTCCCAAAAATCATCTCATCAAGATCATCCATCATGTCATCGTTGTTTCCTCCCTGGACACCAGGTCTTGATCCAGCTGGCTTTCTAATCAGGGAGTCCTCTTTAGTATCAAGATTTCGAGGTGACTCGTCTGGCTCAACAGCAACAGGTATCATAGCTGGTTCAGGTTGAAGCGGGGCACCTGGAGGCGGTTTCAACTCTTCATACTTGGTAAGAACCTTCAGAATCTCATCATTAACATTCAAGGCCTCAAAAAGAAGTGCTTCATTGTCCCCAGCAGTTTCGACAATTCGCTGGACAGTAGTTTGGGAGCGACGGCACTGTTGTACAAGTGTGCTGGTCAAATCATCCTGGAGACGAGAAAAGAACACATTTATATTTTAGTAATTTTCTTCCCTAACATAGAAGATTCCCTGGCTAAGAATAATTCCTTATTTAGGGGAGTTTCCCAGGAACAAGTAATACGAAACAATTTTCATTCTGAGAGGCGATCAATTTACACAAATTATACAAGGCCATGATCATATATTAACATTTAGAAATGCATCACATACCAAATTGAAATTGACTATATAAACAATAACAGAAAATATAGCTAGCATCTGTGGACATTTTTCTTCAAAGAACAACATTATACACTTGTAACAGAGAATATCAATAATTATGTTCCCTCAACTATCTCAAAAGAGAACCAATGAGTTATTCCATGTATCATAATAATAACCAACTCAGGGCCAGAGTAAAAAAACCACAACTTATGAGATAAAAATACCCCAGGGGAGGAGTTCAGAAGATAAGTTATCATAAAAATGCCTCATTAAGAACGATTCGGCATCTTTCAACAGATCGTGAAAGGGGCAGCCATTCAGGGTTAAGTGACAAGCTTTTAGGTTTAAAAACCTTCTTCACTGTCATGTGTGAACCTTTGGACACATTATCATGTAATGTAAGAGTAACTAATTATCAAAAGAAAATGATTTGTGACAAACAGCTGATCAATTTAGACAACCAATTATTTCCCTTTCCTATAGGTATTCTGCAAAGCCAAAAGTGAAATGTCAAACGTTCTCATTGAACTTTTAAATGATGCTGTTAGCTGGTAAATAGTGCAATGACCCAACCAATATAATAGGTATAACATCACAAAACTTGAGCGGATAATATGGTCAAAATACTTTATGACCTCTGCCAAGGGGATAATATACCAAGGCTATGTTGGGGGAGGGGGATTCCGCGAGGCTTATAGTTATGGCCACTTTTTCCCTTGCTTGAGACATTCATAAAGTAAGTAGTGTTTGAGAAATTTTATAAAACTACTCAAAAGTCAAAACCCTCTTCTCTTTTACTTGTTTTTTTTTTGGAGTTCCCAGAATTAGAGGGGTTTTGGCTTGCAAACAAGTCAGTCTATTCTTTGTTTCCCCTTCTTCTCAATTCCCAAACCCTTTCATTCTCTTTTCCTCCCAACTCCCAAACAAACCCTAAAAACTCACAAAACACGGACAAAAATAGTTTTCATAATCGAGTCAACAGACTGGCCGCTACACCACATGCCTACACCTACTAGTTCAAAATCAAACCCATGTTAATCCGCAACAGAAACATTACAGTTTAAAAGATTCAAAATCAAGCGAAATCATAACACATGCAACTAATAATACAACAGGACAAcacaacaaaaaaaaaaaaaaaaaaaaaaaaaaacctgCAAAACATCTTGTTGCGGTGAAGACGATAGCACAGTTGAAAGAAGTTCAATGCTATTTCTCGCAACATCAAAGGCTTCCTTTGTCTGTTCTGGCGTAAAACCCTGCACAGTAACATCACGCTGAAACTGGTGTGAAAGATCATCCACATGAGGCAGCTCCGGTACAGAAGCCGACCGCGGAGGAGTGAAAATCGGAGCCAGGCTTTCATTATCACGACCAGGAAACCTAATACCCCTTGATCTCAAACTCTgcaataacaaaaaaaaaatcatgctCATAAACAATTGCTACTATCAACAACAGAAATTCAATAAATTCAATAGCACATAATATAACACTATTTGCATCTACTAAATTTGTATCAAAGTTATCAAGATCATTATTGAAAAGCAAAAACGAACCTTATAGGTTTCTTCATAAACAGGTAGATAACGAAGTTCACCAGTGGACTCACCCCAAGCTTCAATCATCATCAAAGCTTTATTCCGATTATTAACAACAGTTTGAGGATCATCAATAAGTCTAACCATGTCATCAAGCACTCTCTCAGCAGCAACTTCAGAAAACGCTTTTTCACAATTCTTAACAATAGTTTCAATCAAAACCAAAGCCAAATACTGAACCCTAGGGCTTTTAATCACGATCCGCTTCTTAATTCCACGGATCAATTCAACACTATTAACTTTCTCGGTGTTAACCAGGTCACATAGATCAAGATTCATAGCCCAATCAGGCTCTTCGTGTGCCTCTGATGTTGCGTCTTCAACGAGCTTATCCACTTGGTTCGGACCTTGGAAGAATTCCTTCACCTTGAAACTCATCGATGTCATTCCTTCAGTCATCTTCCGGCCAACTTCTACACCGCCGATTTTCAACTTTTCGCCGAACGCGTTCACTTTTTCCATCAAATTGTCActcatttttttcttctttcaGTTTGGAATTTCGATATACAAAGAAATGAAGGAAGAGACTGAAACAAAACAATCGAAACAATGAAGTTGGCTTGGAATTGAAGAATTGAAGGTTGAAGAAAGAGAAGGGTTTGGTGTAAAGTAGGAAAAACGCGTAACGGCGTATGAACTCAGTTAAGTCTTGGAGAAGAGTCTTTGTTCTCTTTCCTTAACTATGctttctctctctctttttttaATTCCTATTACTATTTTTAATTCTTTTCTAAACACATGAACTTTTTTTATAAGTCGTTAAAATAAAGactattttttttcaaattataatattataaaagattaaaatttcaaaaaaaaaattggtgcagtaggaaaaggaaagaaaaaaattaaaaaatatagTTTTATTAGTGTTGGTGAGAAGAGTGATGATTTTACGAGGTTTTACAAAAGTCCCTAGTACACTCGCTTCCAAAACAAATTTTTTGAAGAAAAGTTGGAGTGAAAAAACATTTACTTTAAGATAAATTTGAGATGTTTGAATTACTAAGACTTTTAAATCAACTCACCAAAATCTGAAATGTTTGGATGACTGAGGCTACTATATTCAAAATCATATTACTATATTTGTGTGTATTTCATATTGTTGGATGATATAGATTATACTTGAGAAAATATATAACTAACAGTGTGAACAGACAAATTATGTTCGAGAAATCTACGTATATCTAGTAAtttttatataattaaaatatataaaaattataattatataGAATTATAATTTAAATACATTTTAATAATATATGAAATAATTGTATATTTATGtcaaatattttttatataatttataTAATAGTAATTTTTTATTTGATGAGTGACAATTGTGTATAAATTAGACTCAGATCAACAATGATAAAAcaattatatattttatttaattatgatttaatgaaaatataaatttTATGGATATAGTTTATTTAATTATGATTTAGTGAAAATATAAATTTTatgaaattttatttaattatgattATATTAAAACTGCACACTTTCAAAAATGATTCAGATTTATCACATCGCAAATCAATTTAATAATGATCTCAGCATAAAAAGAAAAACCTATTGACAATTCGAATCACAAACTATTTATATTTATACACCAAAAATCCAATAATAATGACTTGAAAGAGCGTATAAAGCAAAGCCTAAATCTCACATTGTTTAAAAATAGAACATAATAGCTATATCCTTTCTTTTTTAAAAGTCG includes these proteins:
- the LOC127120898 gene encoding TOM1-like protein 1 produces the protein MSDNLMEKVNAFGEKLKIGGVEVGRKMTEGMTSMSFKVKEFFQGPNQVDKLVEDATSEAHEEPDWAMNLDLCDLVNTEKVNSVELIRGIKKRIVIKSPRVQYLALVLIETIVKNCEKAFSEVAAERVLDDMVRLIDDPQTVVNNRNKALMMIEAWGESTGELRYLPVYEETYKSLRSRGIRFPGRDNESLAPIFTPPRSASVPELPHVDDLSHQFQRDVTVQGFTPEQTKEAFDVARNSIELLSTVLSSSPQQDVLQDDLTSTLVQQCRRSQTTVQRIVETAGDNEALLFEALNVNDEILKVLTKYEELKPPPGAPLQPEPAMIPVAVEPDESPRNLDTKEDSLIRKPAGSRPGVQGGNNDDMMDDLDEMIFGSRVGDASGGGHDTKKQQSSKDDLISF